Genomic window (Bacteroidota bacterium):
ACAAATGTAATAATAAAGGACAATAGCTTTATCATAACATGTGGAGAAGTAAAGCCCGGGATCAGGACCTCTAAAATATTTTCTGCAAGTGGAAAAAATTAATTATTAAACAGAAAAATCATAACGATCAATAAAAAAAAAGAAAATGGAATTTAAAAAGTTGGAAGGGCTCATCGCAGCGCCCTTTACTCCGATGGATGGGAAAGGAGATATTTGTGTGGATAATATTGAGGCTTATGCCCATCATCTGGTTGAAACTAAAGTAACCGGAGCATTTGTATGTGGTACAACGGGTGAAGGTTTCTCTATGACTACAGAAGAGCGCAAAGCTGTCCTCTCAAACTGGGTAAAATATTCAGGAGGAAAACTTAAAATCATTTGCCATGTGGGCAGTGATTGCCTTGCTCAGAGTAAAGAACTGGCAGCCCATGCGGAAAAGGAAGGAGCCTATGCCATTGGTTGTATTTCACCATCATTTTTCAAACCCTCAACAGCAAAAGATCTGATAGAATATTTGGCTCCTGTTGCCGCTTCTGCTCCAAACCTGCCATTTTACTATTACAATATGCCATCGATGACTGGAGTAAATATTAAGGTCAGTGAGCTATTTCCTTTGGCAAAAGAAAGGATACCAAATTTTGCAGGAGTTAAATTCACGCATTCAGATCTCTATGATATGCAAAAGTGCATTGCTTTCGATAATGGCCGCTATGAAGTGCTGAACGGATTTGATGAGATCCTGCTTTGTGGAATAACCTTGGGGGTCCATGCAGCAGTAGGAAGCACATACAATTTTATGCCTTCAGTATATCTTGATCTTTGGAAAGCTTATCGTGCAGGTGACTTGGAAAAGGCAAAGGAACTTCAACAGTTTTCTGTAAAAGTGGTTGATAAACTTGTTAAATATAAAGGCGCTATTCTG
Coding sequences:
- a CDS encoding dihydrodipicolinate synthase family protein, which translates into the protein MEFKKLEGLIAAPFTPMDGKGDICVDNIEAYAHHLVETKVTGAFVCGTTGEGFSMTTEERKAVLSNWVKYSGGKLKIICHVGSDCLAQSKELAAHAEKEGAYAIGCISPSFFKPSTAKDLIEYLAPVAASAPNLPFYYYNMPSMTGVNIKVSELFPLAKERIPNFAGVKFTHSDLYDMQKCIAFDNGRYEVLNGFDEILLCGITLGVHAAVGSTYNFMPSVYLDLWKAYRAGDLEKAKELQQFSVKVVDKLVKYKGAILAGKAIMGFLGIECGPCRVPLENLSEEEKQSLKSELDEIGFFQKTQPLSQV